The genome window AGCGTAGGCCTGGCCGGCGTCAACGTGGTCGCCGTTGTCGATGAGGTAGCGAACAAGCTTGCccggcgagggcgagcgaAGCTGAGTAGGGTCACGCTCATCCTCGATCATGCAGGTCTGCTGGTTGACCGAGACGACCATCGCGCCAACCTCTTCGCGGTAGTAGACGGTGTGCGAGGCGCCGTCAagcgagatgaggagacCGCCGTCGCTGAGGCTGCGGCAGCCGACGTAGATGCGACCGCCGTTCAGGTAGAGGGTGAACTGGAGTGGCGCAGACTTGGCCATGGCGAACGAGTAGCGGACGTCATCGTAGATGAACTCGGTCTTAAAGAAGGTCTGGAGAGTGTCCTTGGTGGGAATCTGGCCACGGTCGAGGATCGACTTGTACTTGCCGACCGACGCCTCGTAGGCAATGTGGGCCTTGACAGTGGCACCACAGATAACAGCGAGGGTGGTGTCCGGGCGCTCTGAGGTCATACCCTCGGCAATGAGGCCGTCAAGCCACTGAGTGGTGATGGTGTTGTTCTCAAACTCCGGCTTCTCGAGTAGCTTGATTAGGTACTCGACAGTAGTGCGGAACTCGCCGCGAATGCTAAGCTCCTTCAGAGCGACGACCATCGacttgcgcgcctcgctGCGTTCCATGCCGTAGGCAAAGATGTGGCCGAACTGCGAGTCGGCGTACTCGTGGAGACCACCGGccgacgagaccgagaAGTAACCCCAGACGTTTGAGTTGGAGCGGAAGTTGAGCTCAGTAAGAGCACCAGACGAGGGCTTGAAGCCGGCGTCTGGGTTTTCACCGGTGATACGGCAAGCAATAACGTGGcccttgggcttgggcttgcgCTGGGTGAGCGAAGATCCGGGCTTGTCACCGTCAAAGTCGATCTCCGTTGAGCCGTGCGGGTCCATACCGTAGAGAGTGCGGATGTCGCGGATGCGGTGGAGAGGGATACCCATGGCAACCTGGAGCTGGATGGCCGGGATGTTGCAGCCCGACACCATCTCGGTGGTGGGGTGCTCAACCTGGAGACGGGggttgagctcgaggaagtAGTACGAGTCGTCGTGGTGCGAGTAGAGGTACTCGACTGTGCCGGCCGAGACGTagccgacgagcttggcaagACGGACAGCGGccttctccatcttctcgaAAGTCTCGGGACGAGCGATGGTGACGGGAGCCTCCTCAATAATCTTCTGGTGGCGACGCTGGACCGAGCAGTCACGGCCAAAGAGCGAGATGGCGTTACCGTACTGGTCAGCCATAAGCTGGACCTCGAGgtggcgcgccgccgaagcGAGCTTCATGATGAAGATCGGTGAGCCGGGAACCTCGCTGGCAACCGCCTGGTAGGCCTGCTTGAACTTGTCGCCCGAGTCAATCATGCGGATACCcttgccaccgccgccctccgAAGCCTTGATCATGACGGGCCATCCGATCTGCTCGGAGCGCTTgaggccctcctcccaatCGTGGACGCAGGCGTCGTCGTACGCCTTGTCGGGGACGGTAACAAAGCCGGAAGGCGAGAGGACAGTGTCGGTGATACCAGTGCCGGACCAAGCCATGCAAGAGACGTCGGCCGATTGCGCGACAatggtcgacgagatctTGTCACCAAGCGAGTGCATGGCAGAGGCCGGGGGGCCGATGAAGATaatcttggccttgcccAGCAACTCGGGAAGGCGGGGGTTCTCCGAGGCGTGGCCCCTGTAGAAAGAGTTAGTGTGGGGCTCAAAATTGGGTTCCGGGCGATTAGATAGggccgcgcggcgccacCGGCAGTCATCACTCACCAGCCAGCCCAGACGGCGTGCACACCGGCACGCTCGGCAACGTCAACAATAAGGTCGACATTGGCGtagttgttgttgttggagCCACCGGGGACCTCGACGTAGCGGTCCGCCATGCGGATGTACTCCGCGTTGATATGGAGGTCCTCGGGAGTGGCCATGACCGTAAACTCAATCATGCGGTCGGAGCCAAAAGTCTCATACGACCACTTGCGGACTGAGCGGATCTCCTTGACGGCCGCGATACCGTTGTTGGCGATCAGGACCTGTGTACGTCAGACAAAACCCCACAAAATCGCAAATCGCCGCCTTCCTTTTTCATCTCACTCACCTTGCTAATTACGGTGTGACCACCGTGTTTCTTGACGAAGTCCGTGACCTCGCCAGTAGGGGCAACGTCGACAGAGTTGCCGCCTGCGATGCGGGAAAGTCCATTGGgaccaagaagaagagTTAAGAGCGATAGAGACGATAATGTACAAGGTcgagtgggagagggaaggtagTGTCAGCTACGTCGGTCATGAATGTGTGCGTGTGTGTGTGCGTGTTGGACAGGAGTTGGTCCGCAGATGCAGCTACTGGTAACCTGCGTTTGGAAGGACCCGAGCGCCATCCAAAGCTTCAAGGCCGTCGCAACCCCAACGAAAAAGAATGACAACTGGAACGGTTACTCACCAATGAATTGGGAGACGCGCGAGTGGTCATACTGACCACCGGCGGCACCACCGTTGGCACCGCTGGGAGCGACAGCGGCCATGATGGCGTTGTAGTGTTAAAGTTGCACAAGTGTCCCAGCTGTAAAGCTGTAGATTGAAGTGTACGAGGGAGAGCCTCGGGGCAAGATGGTGGAGCTCGTTGGAGCCGTGTGTGATTTAGGAAGACCTCCAAGCCTTGCCAGCGCCTAatgaaggagaagggggaggacgaTGGAGTGAGTGAGAGTAGTCACGGCACAGAGGCGTTCAAGTAGACTGGCCGAGAAGTGGAAGAGGAATGAGAAgagaagggagggagagtgaTGGCGAGAAGAGAAGAAAGGGTAGAGATGAAGGTAtcggaggaggaaggggggggggtgaGAGTTAGAGTGCGGGGCAGGGGTTGTGTGAGAGAGTGCCGATTGAGCGCCGGGGTTGTTGCCTTGGATTCGGCGGTGAGGTAACCTTAGATGAGCCTTTGGGCAAGTGCTACAGGTGCTGACCTTTAGGCGCTTGTCATGGGCTACTGGATAACTGGGGACCTGGGACATGGGACACCTGGGAGAGTTGGATAGGTGGGGTGGAGAGGTCAGCCGGCCAGCCGAGTGCCCTGGGCCATGGGATAGGTGGGCCTGCGGGCAAGATGCGGAGCAGGAACGCATCATCTGGACCTGGATTCTCTACCTGATTCTGTTACCAACTtacccacctccacccagtGACCACTGATCCCTCTTTCCCCATGACATACAGTGGGGCAGCGGAATCTGTTCGGCCACCTTCGGCCACCCAGAGTAATCCCGCCCGGTTCACTCTTCACTCTGCACTTGCCCCAATTTTCGGCACTTGGCCCATTTGGCCTCTGATCATCTGACAAAACCATACTAATTAATCACTCGGTCTAATATTATAATATTCCATCCTCTATCTACTAATCAAATCCCACGATAAAgccgccctccttgtcTCATCTCAACCCCATCGTTTCAATTGCTGTGGGAGCCAAACCCCAAGTCCTCCATAGCTTATGCATCCCAAAACAGACTCCAAGTCATCTGCTCTACTCTACTCTGCTGGGCGCTATGAGGGTGGATACCATGACCGATTGGCCCAGATGTCATCTTCTGCTCCATCGCAATCTATCCGCACTGCTCCGATACCAGACAGGCACCGATTCTCCCTGGTCTCACCTCCCACACAATCCCCCTGTCTGTCATGTTGCATATCACCTGCAACACTTACATCACCTGCATCACCTGCATCACCTGCATCACCTGCATCACCTGCATCACCTGCATCACCTGGATCACCTGCGCCACGCAGCCACCTAGTTATACCCATGTCTTATGAATCATCTGGCCCGTGCCAAAACCTCGAGTGCCTTTCTGCTCTCCGATCTACTGTCATACCTACAATACCTGTAATGCCTAGCCAGCTGCCAACTTGCCAACTTGCCAAGTTGTCAACTGGCCAACTAGCGGCGCTCATTTCCGCCTAGCGCTCTTTCCGCGGTTCCCACTGTACCCACGACACCCACCCTGTACGACCCTATGTAATCATCACGTTGATCCTCATATCATCTGATCTCTTACATGGTGCAGCATGCAAGCTGCATTACTCCCGCGCGCACATCCAGGGGAGGCCTAGAAATCGTTCAGGCACCACCTTCAAGCCCAGTCGGGGATACTGGGGTGCATGGGGTGCTGGGGTGCATGGGGGCCTTGGGGGGGAAGGATGTAAAGGGAAAACAAGAGCACGTTGCATTGGGGACACCACGGCTCCTCGGCTTAAGTCGGCCATTTACCCAATCCATCGTAACCAGCCGTGCACTCCATGGGGCGACTTTTCTCCTCTCAACACCGGCAACAATACATAGAAATGACAGTCACAACATTCTGGGGAAGGACAAGGGTAAATGACCAGTCAGGTTGCCTCCAACGTGCAGACCTCATGGTGGTGACTAACCGCGTATCTCCGGGACTGGCTGGTCCAGGCGAGAGGCggatgatggatggagGGATGGCGAAGGGTTCACATGGGAGACTCTCCGATGTTGGCAGGCGATAGCGAGTGGGCAATGTGATGCGAGCCGAACGTGATCTCGAAGTTTGCAGCTCGGTAAAATCAGGGCTCGAGTTGTCAAACACACCGAAATAGGTCACCGCACTAACTGCCGTCGGATGCCGAGATGGCTAGTCGCCACGAGCACGCCGGCCGCGACCCGTCTGCGAACCTTGGATCCGGCTCCAGTCGCTCTCACGTTCAAGGATCGTGGCCTCCTCCATTCTCTTCATGTCGTTGAGGGCTTTGCCAAGTACCCATCCAGACTGGACAGTCGCTGTGCGCTTCCCACCAGCTGtggcctgcgccgccgctggcCCGCTGGCATTCGCCAAGCCGGTGCCGGTGCCTGCTGCCGTTCCAGCCTCTTTGTCGCCATCTGCACCCTTGCCTCGCCCGCGCTTCGTGCTCTGCATGCTGGCCTGGAAGCCGTTTGGTGGTGGTTTGACTGTCAGCACGGATGAATCCCGGCTGAGGATATCGTCCGTGTTGATAACAGCGAGTTGTGGGGCCAGTAAGTTGTGGAGCATCAGGTCGTCACTGTTCTTGGGCCCCTCCGGGGGGCTCGACGTTCCCGAGTCACCACCGCTGCGGAGGTTGAGCGGCGTATCAGTGCGCGATGATACCGAGCGAGGCTCAGCACGGTTGATGATCGGGGCGCGGCGTGGACGCGGGCGAGTCTGTGCCTCGAGAAGTGCCTCTGGACAAGTTAGCTTgctgctcgtcggcgacttGGAGTTGGGAACGGGGCCATTTCCGACAGCTGGTGCCGCTAGCCATTGCCGAAACTCACCAGAAACGATgtcccctccttccttctccgccGTGAGCTTGCGCCGACGTTCGTCCATGGCGGCAAGTAGCCGTGACCGGATTTGGTCGCGAGCCTCCCAGTACTGCTGCTCAATATGAGCTCGTTCGCTCTTGTACATTCGCTCTGCCTGCTCAGATCTGATGGTCAGTCACGTGCTCGTTCCTTAACCAAGCCCTAAcaacctccctccaccagcATCACCCCAATCTGCGCACTCACGCGTACTCGTAATGCGTCTCCGATCTTTGGAggaacgcgtcgcgctcgataGACTTGGGGTACAGGCGGAGAAGGTACTTCTGCGACGTGGGCGGCTGAGTGTTGACAGCCTTGTTCTCGTTGTGGTACTCCTTGTATTGTTGGGAGAATTTCCTAGGTCGTCAGTGGGCGCACAAACGCCATCCATCCTCAACCACATGCTCTCGTGGCACCGTACGCGCGTGATGCGTGTTACTGCAAGCTGCGATTGcgcaaggaaggtgagtcGAAGGAAGGCTACTCACTCGTCACGGTGCTGCCAGCTTGTGCTGTGGAGAAGCTCTATCTTGTTGACAGTTTCGCGTCGCTTGCGGTCGCGCTTCGACTCCGCCGCTtgaggtgggaggaggttTGAAGGCGGCGCAGCGTGGGCCGAGGTGTGAGGTCTGGACATGGATGCTGTCTGATTGAGGTTGGATGGATGTGGTCAACAatggaggagaggggggtGTCGTGATCAACAGTGGTTGAGCACTTAGGATGATCTAAATGGTGCACTCGAATAAAGTTGGTTCAACCCGTCATGGTCTGTGCGACGGTGGGTGGCGGACAGGCACATGCGCCATTtggccaccaccacctggCCACTACTACTGTACACAGACAGACCGTGTTAACTTCACCGCTTCGACTCATCCACTCCATCTCATACTCCCAATATCCattcctcctcatctcaAACCAACCAAACTCGCCTTCACCACTCACCGGCGCCATGTCCGCCAACGCGGCCAACTCTTTCCATTCCCAGCTCTCAGGCTTTCGCTGGGCGAACTCGGTCCAGGACGATTCGGCTGGCTCGACCAACAACAATTCCTCTGGCAACATGTTCAGCCGCACATGGAATAGTTTCAGTGGCTATATCCCTCTGAGGAACGAAGGACAAAGcgctgaggaggaagcgTATTTTGCACTCTCAGTAAGTAATCGTACACTACTTTTGGGCTTCAACAACTGACACTGGGGATTCCCtgctgacggcagcgatGGGAACGGTGAGTGCACAGACAGCGCGCGGGAGCCTGCTGAGACCGTACAGCTTCTTGGGATTTATTGCATGCTGCCTCGGAGGGATGGCCTGCTTCGCTATCGcgttcctcttcctccccatccGTGAGTAACCACGTACCCCGAAAGGACATTAACGAGACTAACTCGTACAGTCGCTGTCAAGCCGCGCAAGTTTGCACTAGCCTTCACCCTTGGATCGATCCTCTTCATGATGGGTTTTGCCATCCTACATGGCCCCGTGAACCGTGAGGGATCCTGCCTACACTTACTGACCTCGCAGATCTCAAGCACATCATCTCAGCTGAGCGCCTGCCGTTTTCTGTCGCGTACTTTGGCTCCCTGGGCCTCACTCTCTTCTTCGCCATCGGTATCCGCAGCACGATCGGAactctcgtcgccgccatcgtTCAGGTGAGCTTCAATGTCATGTCAGACTCCAAACTGACATCAGGTGGTTGCTCTGCTCACATATCTTGCTGCGTACTTCCCCGGCGGCGTCACGACTCTGCGCTTCGGTGGACAGATGGCGTTTCGCGGAGCATCCAATGTACTTCCGTTCTAGACATGTCATATGTATCACATTCTCGGTGCACCATAGACCATAGATGTTGGGTTGCTGAGATGAGATGGGGTGTCAACAAAATACTTCCGTccgcggtggaggtggtcgTCACGCCGAGATGTTCCAAGTTGAGCATCACACTGTCTCACTCAACTCATGCCGGCGCCCGCTTCTGGAGGTGCTGACACCTTGTCAATCCCTTCCCGGCTATCACAAACGTGGGTTACACATTAAAAACATCTGTTAACAAGTAGCCTCGAGCACCAAGGAGCAGTCAATGTTGTGACGTACAATCACGGAGCGAAGTACCTCCTCTCGGGCTCGAGCGATAGGACGATCAGGCTGTGGAACCCGATACTGGGCAAGGAGATCAAGTCCTACAAGGGCCACGCACACGAGGTCCTTGCGCTGGACATGTGAGTGATTGTCCTTCTTCACCCTCCTGGACCTTCCTCTGATGCCAGCTCGCATGACAATGCGCGCTTCGCGAGCAGCGGTGGCGACAAGATGGTGCTCCTGTGGGATGTGATGAGTGGGCAAGTCCTCCGGCGCTTACAAGGCCACTTTGGCAAGATCAACGCGGTTGCGTTCAACAACGATGGCGGAATCCTCGCGAGCGGTGAGCTTATGCCTGGTATGCGGCTGACATGAAGCGGGGTtcgacgccaaggtcaTGCTCTGGGACATGCGATCGCAGGCGCGGGACCCATTGCAAACGTTCAAGGATGCGACTTCGTCCATCACGAGTTTGACGATTCCACCAGACTCTGTTGAGGTCATCGCGGGCAGCGCAGACGGGCACGTACGCGCGTATGACCTGCGAATGGGCAAGGTATTCGAGGACTGCATTGGACGTAAGTGCTTGGGCGTGACGGGAGTTGATGACAGATCCCGTATTAGCTGTgacaacctcgccctcgaaTCACCGCGAGACGATGCTCGTCACCTCAACCGACGGAAAACTGCGTCTTTTCGACCGCATGAACGGCAAGGTAGGGTTTTTAGGTGATAAGAGCTGACCGCGAGGTCCTCCAGACGTTCTCAGGTCACAAAGTTGCGCAGACACGGTCCAAGCCGGCGTTTAACCGTGGCGAAGGAGCAGTGATtgccggcgacgaggatggcaaTATTTGGAGCTGGAATGTCCTGGACGCCAAAGCGCTGAACAACGGACCAGCACAGGTGCACAAGAAGGCAATTACATCCGTCGTCACCAACCCGAACGGGCGAGAGATGGTGACGTGCAGCCTCGGTGCGTACCTGTGATCTGCGTCGCTTCTGTGACTTGTGCTGACCATGCGCAGACGGCACAATCAAGATCTGGAGCAAGTAGGAGTTTGGATCGACTTAGACGGCGCCAATGCGCGAATCGTAAACTGGCCGTCATTGCCCTCTTTGGCGCAGGGCCTGTATGTACCACCAACTTCCATATCTCACTCGGATCCTTCCATGTCTCAGCTCGGATCCTCGGTCCCCGGAACGGGATGAGTCCGACTCACACGCCACAAGATCTGTCAACATTACGCCGCACAGACTACATGTATTGTGCGCCACAACTGACTGGAGCCCAAAGTCTCACGCCACGCCTTGGCCAAACATCAGGACCAACAACAGCAACCTCTCACTGTCACTATCACCACTTCCACATCCATCTCAGTGCGAACATCTTCGTCGTTCTAACTAAATCAAAATGGAGGTGTCCTTCATAGTGTACATCTGTACGTGCGTGTGGATCGCGCCGTTTGTTGAC of Cutaneotrichosporon cavernicola HIS019 DNA, chromosome: 4 contains these proteins:
- a CDS encoding uncharacterized protein (Sds3-like), with the translated sequence MSRPHTSAHAAPPSNLLPPQAAESKRDRKRRETVNKIELLHSTSWQHRDEKFSQQYKEYHNENKAVNTQPPTSQKYLLRLYPKSIERDAFLQRSETHYEYASEQAERMYKSERAHIEQQYWEARDQIRSRLLAAMDERRRKLTAEKEGGDIVSEALLEAQTRPRPRRAPIINRAEPRSVSSRTDTPLNLRSGGDSGTSSPPEGPKNSDDLMLHNLLAPQLAVINTDDILSRDSSVLTVKPPPNGFQASMQSTKRGRGKGADGDKEAGTAAGTGTGLANASGPAAAQATAGGKRTATVQSGWVLGKALNDMKRMEEATILERESDWSRIQGSQTGRGRRARGD
- a CDS encoding uncharacterized protein (Nuclear mRNA splicing), with the protein product MSANAANSFHSQLSGFRWANSVQDDSAGSTNNNSSGNMFSRTWNSFSGYIPLRNEGQSAEEEAYFALSRWERFLGFIACCLGGMACFAIAFLFLPILAVKPRKFALAFTLGSILFMMGFAILHGPVNHLKHIISAERLPFSVAYFGSLGLTLFFAIGIRSTIGTLVAAIVQVVALLTYLAAYFPGGVTTLRFGGQMALEHQGAVNVVTYNHGAKYLLSGSSDRTIRLWNPILGKEIKSYKGHAHEVLALDISHDNARFASSGGDKMVLLWDVMSGQVLRRLQGHFGKINAVAFNNDGGILASAGFDAKVMLWDMRSQARDPLQTFKDATSSITSLTIPPDSVEVIAGSADGHVRAYDLRMGKVFEDCIGHPVLAVTTSPSNHRETMLVTSTDGKLRLFDRMNGKVLQTFSGHKVAQTRSKPAFNRGEGAVIAGDEDGNIWSWNVLDAKALNNGPAQVHKKAITSVVTNPNGREMVTCSLDGTIKIWSK